One genomic window of Desulfuromonas sp. AOP6 includes the following:
- a CDS encoding chemotaxis protein CheW: protein MSQRVSHQSADSADGDRERQEIQLACFRVGEQMYALDIRRIKEIIRPPRLTPIPKAPPFIEGVFTLRNVVIPVLDLRKRFDLAVEAGLKKERVLVCALFGKILGLRVDEVTEVRRYTRKEVYPSPYFLKGPGTEFFHGVCRYEDDLLMILDLEKILSSREKIDLEKIPQLPSDLSEEME, encoded by the coding sequence ATGAGCCAGAGGGTTTCGCATCAGTCTGCTGATTCCGCTGACGGGGACAGGGAGCGCCAGGAAATTCAACTGGCCTGCTTCAGGGTAGGTGAGCAGATGTACGCCCTGGACATCAGGCGCATCAAGGAAATTATCCGCCCCCCCAGGCTTACACCCATTCCCAAAGCGCCACCTTTTATCGAAGGCGTATTTACTCTGCGCAATGTAGTCATCCCCGTGCTGGATTTGCGCAAGCGCTTCGATCTGGCAGTCGAGGCCGGTCTGAAGAAAGAGCGGGTGCTTGTGTGTGCACTCTTTGGCAAAATACTCGGACTTCGTGTGGATGAGGTTACGGAAGTCCGACGCTACACGAGAAAAGAGGTCTATCCTTCGCCCTATTTTCTCAAGGGGCCCGGCACTGAGTTTTTCCATGGTGTCTGCCGTTATGAGGACGACCTGCTGATGATACTCGATCTGGAAAAGATTCTTTCCTCCCGGGAAAAAATCGATCTGGAAAAAATCCCTCAGCTTCCCAGTGACCTGTCGGAAGAGATGGAGTGA
- a CDS encoding response regulator, which produces MIIACPECSARFRLAENRYIDKKRLTLRCARCQKIFQVDVSPRRNSDISDLSFVRVLVAHGDPQLCATIQEVLNRSEMECLVCSDGDLALSLMEQSAPHVVVLDVALPGLYAFEAVEKIRHRPGLDKVKILLVSSVYNKTAYKRTPVSLYGADGYIEKHHIPGDLVFRISQILTDDSSPSSACESAGAVGKEVKNQSTPTSFVERMKDRIHDLEAQEGGETEAEKARRFARIIVADIALYSQPKVDAGIVNGNFFEAMATEIVEGQRLFEERFSVAAGQYADFLHQAFCAFVERRQKELLP; this is translated from the coding sequence ATGATAATAGCCTGTCCCGAGTGCTCGGCCCGGTTCCGTTTGGCTGAGAACCGGTATATCGACAAGAAGCGGTTGACTCTGCGTTGTGCCCGCTGTCAGAAAATATTTCAGGTTGATGTGTCGCCCCGTCGGAACTCCGACATTTCTGACCTCTCTTTTGTCCGGGTGCTGGTGGCTCATGGAGATCCCCAGCTTTGCGCCACTATCCAGGAGGTGTTGAACCGTTCGGAGATGGAGTGCCTTGTCTGTTCTGACGGTGACCTGGCTTTGTCCCTCATGGAGCAATCAGCGCCCCATGTTGTTGTGCTCGATGTTGCCCTGCCCGGTCTCTACGCTTTTGAGGCCGTCGAAAAAATCCGCCATCGGCCCGGGCTCGATAAAGTCAAAATTCTACTGGTCTCTTCTGTTTACAATAAGACCGCCTACAAGCGAACACCAGTTTCTCTCTATGGCGCCGATGGGTACATTGAAAAGCACCATATCCCTGGTGATCTTGTTTTTAGGATCTCCCAGATACTGACGGATGATTCGAGTCCTTCTTCCGCCTGCGAATCAGCCGGAGCTGTAGGAAAAGAAGTGAAAAACCAGTCCACTCCGACCTCTTTTGTTGAACGGATGAAAGACCGAATTCATGACCTTGAAGCGCAGGAGGGGGGGGAGACCGAGGCAGAGAAAGCCCGGCGTTTTGCTCGGATCATCGTGGCGGACATCGCCCTTTATAGCCAACCGAAGGTCGATGCGGGCATTGTAAACGGCAATTTCTTCGAGGCTATGGCCACGGAAATCGTCGAAGGACAAAGACTATTCGAGGAACGCTTCAGCGTTGCTGCCGGGCAGTACGCCGATTTTTTGCATCAGGCTTTTTGCGCTTTTGTCGAAAGACGCCAAAAAGAGCTTTTGCCCTGA
- a CDS encoding AAA family ATPase: MYEDFYGFSERPFSKTPDPRFLYLSRMHREALARLTYAVEERDLVLLTGGIGCGKTTLSRALMDELGEGFRVMLFINPRLTPMEFLRSLALRLDINEPSRFKTDLLEEIGAALYRFYQEGVCPVLVIDEAQLVPHKETFDEIRLLTNFQLDDQNLMSIVLMGQPELKKRLAHRSFEPLRQRIGMQFDLQSLDLEDTRAYLDYRLAVAGGLPGLFSDSAVQLIHQASGGVPRKINQIASLALLEGFGREARSIDSAVLESVMNELDLLI; encoded by the coding sequence ATGTATGAAGACTTCTACGGGTTTTCCGAACGACCCTTCAGCAAGACGCCCGATCCTCGTTTTCTCTATCTGAGTCGGATGCATCGCGAGGCTCTGGCGCGCCTGACCTACGCCGTCGAAGAAAGAGACCTCGTGCTGCTTACAGGGGGCATAGGCTGCGGCAAAACGACGCTTTCACGTGCCCTGATGGATGAACTGGGAGAAGGCTTTCGGGTTATGCTTTTCATCAATCCGCGCCTTACTCCCATGGAGTTTCTCCGTTCCCTGGCTTTGCGCCTGGATATTAACGAACCCTCCCGTTTTAAAACCGATCTCCTTGAAGAGATTGGCGCCGCCCTCTACCGGTTTTATCAGGAGGGCGTTTGTCCGGTCCTGGTGATCGACGAGGCTCAGTTGGTTCCTCATAAGGAAACCTTCGACGAAATTCGGCTGTTGACCAATTTTCAGCTGGATGACCAGAATCTTATGAGTATTGTCCTGATGGGACAGCCGGAATTGAAAAAGCGCCTGGCCCATCGGTCCTTCGAGCCCCTGCGTCAGCGCATCGGCATGCAGTTTGATCTGCAGTCTCTGGATCTGGAAGATACCAGGGCTTACCTCGATTACCGGCTTGCCGTGGCCGGAGGCTTGCCGGGGCTTTTTTCGGATAGCGCCGTACAGTTGATTCACCAGGCTTCCGGCGGGGTGCCGCGAAAGATCAACCAGATTGCCTCACTGGCTTTGCTGGAAGGGTTCGGCCGGGAAGCTCGCTCCATTGATTCTGCTGTTTTGGAGTCGGTGATGAACGAGCTTGATCTTCTCATCTAG
- a CDS encoding response regulator, with amino-acid sequence MSKKRILIVEDEESLLKLESILLTSKGYDVTGVTNGQAALDSLAENPSDLVLLDIMLPQIDGFEVCRRIKENPQTRHIPVIMLTAKKSREDMARGEKVGADWYITKPFKSAMVIETIQRFLAK; translated from the coding sequence GTGTCCAAAAAAAGGATTCTGATTGTTGAGGATGAAGAAAGTCTTCTAAAACTTGAAAGTATTCTGTTGACGTCGAAAGGGTACGACGTCACCGGGGTAACCAACGGGCAGGCTGCCCTGGATTCCCTGGCCGAGAATCCTTCCGATCTGGTGCTTCTCGATATCATGCTGCCGCAGATAGACGGTTTTGAGGTCTGTCGAAGAATCAAGGAAAACCCCCAGACGCGCCACATTCCCGTTATTATGCTGACGGCCAAGAAGAGCCGCGAGGATATGGCTCGGGGCGAAAAGGTCGGGGCGGACTGGTACATCACCAAGCCCTTCAAGTCTGCCATGGTCATCGAAACCATCCAGCGCTTTTTGGCCAAATGA
- a CDS encoding HEAT repeat domain-containing protein, protein MHSEVTPKDIQRNLDSSLEEERLGGLRALRVSCGEEWLPLLYRAMGDSSWRVRKEAVEIFLALPGAIDHISGVVSLLYADDNAGARNAAVEILTRLGRQSLPCLFAEMECEDRDVRKFILDILGEIRDTSAVPLMIEALSDNDGNIRAAAAENLGKIGSVAAVSPLLDLMEEADLLLRFTILQALGQIGAEVPVESLLKWSREPLLRKALYDCLGQLGGIEVAEELVQGLFDDKINVRHSALLALEKVERRHPGELTARLPAPIRKNLAEALGLLLEDGPDRVRRAALLLIGVLKDEQAAFQLLPLLAEESLREAATKALISMGRKAAASLMDHWQSVEAYQRPYLAYVVGMTGCVEGLNHLLSALQSEDADLRAVSAQALGVLGVEKAVSPLVSLLDDKSDTVRSAALEALATLGGKYPERVYGALQKLLGAEDFHLRTCALSIISRLDVPAAESALVFALKDETPQVRQAAVKALGKCCSSRHHDALLLALTDEDPEVRRMAVDVFARSVGPDAFEPLSLAVQDEDLWVRVSAIRGLGATDCPAAWSLLTHSLNDPVGLVVIAALETLAEQDLDQATLFLVEALSHPDPEVVTASLKILAAAGRQREIESAQPCLCQHAASEVRLAYARVLVEDAGDQALAVLREMNRQESDELVRRQLDVLLEDVARGNI, encoded by the coding sequence GTGCATTCCGAAGTGACTCCCAAGGATATCCAAAGAAATCTCGATTCCTCCCTGGAAGAAGAGCGTCTTGGCGGACTGCGGGCTCTACGCGTATCCTGTGGGGAAGAGTGGCTCCCCTTGCTGTACAGGGCCATGGGGGATTCGAGTTGGCGTGTACGCAAAGAGGCCGTCGAAATCTTTTTGGCGTTGCCCGGGGCGATAGATCATATCAGCGGGGTCGTTTCTCTCCTTTATGCCGATGACAATGCGGGTGCGCGCAACGCTGCCGTTGAAATTCTTACCCGGCTTGGCAGGCAATCGTTGCCTTGCCTCTTCGCCGAGATGGAGTGCGAGGATCGCGATGTTCGTAAATTTATCCTGGATATTTTGGGAGAAATACGCGACACGTCAGCAGTCCCTCTGATGATCGAAGCCCTGTCAGACAATGATGGCAATATCAGGGCAGCGGCAGCAGAAAATCTCGGAAAGATAGGCTCTGTGGCCGCTGTTAGCCCGCTTCTGGATCTGATGGAGGAGGCCGACCTCCTGTTGCGCTTTACCATCCTGCAGGCCTTGGGACAGATTGGAGCCGAGGTTCCCGTCGAATCCTTACTGAAGTGGAGTCGTGAGCCTCTGTTGCGCAAGGCGCTTTATGACTGTCTTGGCCAACTGGGTGGGATTGAGGTCGCTGAAGAACTGGTCCAGGGTTTATTTGACGACAAGATCAATGTGCGGCATTCGGCCTTATTGGCCCTTGAAAAGGTGGAACGGCGCCACCCTGGTGAATTAACTGCGCGTCTTCCTGCGCCTATACGTAAAAACCTGGCTGAAGCGCTTGGTCTCCTCCTGGAAGACGGTCCCGATAGGGTGAGGCGGGCCGCTTTACTACTTATTGGCGTGTTAAAAGACGAACAGGCCGCCTTTCAACTTCTTCCCCTGCTGGCAGAGGAAAGTCTGCGCGAGGCCGCGACCAAGGCGCTTATTTCCATGGGAAGAAAAGCGGCGGCGTCTTTGATGGACCATTGGCAGAGTGTCGAAGCGTATCAAAGGCCCTACCTGGCCTATGTCGTTGGGATGACTGGTTGCGTTGAAGGCCTGAATCATCTCCTCTCAGCGCTGCAGTCCGAAGATGCCGATCTGCGCGCAGTATCTGCCCAGGCTCTCGGGGTACTTGGTGTCGAAAAGGCGGTCTCGCCGCTGGTATCGCTACTGGACGACAAGAGTGACACGGTACGAAGCGCGGCCCTGGAGGCTCTTGCGACCCTGGGAGGCAAATATCCCGAAAGGGTTTATGGTGCCCTGCAGAAACTTCTTGGCGCCGAAGATTTTCACTTAAGAACCTGTGCCCTTTCGATAATATCTCGTCTTGACGTGCCCGCTGCTGAATCAGCGCTTGTGTTTGCCCTTAAGGATGAAACTCCTCAAGTGAGACAGGCTGCCGTGAAGGCGCTTGGGAAATGTTGCAGCAGCCGCCATCACGATGCCCTGCTGCTGGCTTTGACCGATGAAGATCCCGAGGTGCGCCGTATGGCCGTCGACGTTTTTGCCCGCTCTGTCGGCCCTGATGCCTTCGAACCTCTTTCCCTGGCCGTGCAGGACGAGGATCTCTGGGTCCGGGTTTCGGCCATCCGAGGGCTGGGAGCCACAGATTGCCCCGCCGCGTGGAGTCTTCTGACCCATTCTTTGAACGATCCGGTCGGCCTTGTCGTCATTGCCGCCCTGGAAACCCTGGCCGAGCAAGACCTTGACCAGGCTACACTGTTTCTTGTGGAGGCGCTGTCTCATCCGGATCCAGAAGTCGTTACCGCCAGTCTCAAGATTCTTGCTGCGGCTGGTCGACAACGGGAGATCGAATCGGCACAACCATGCCTTTGTCAGCATGCCGCGTCGGAGGTTCGTCTTGCCTACGCCCGGGTTCTGGTTGAAGATGCCGGGGACCAGGCCCTTGCTGTTCTGCGCGAAATGAACAGGCAGGAAAGCGACGAGCTCGTCCGGCGTCAGCTTGATGTTTTGCTGGAAGATGTTGCAAGGGGGAACATCTAA
- a CDS encoding chemotaxis protein CheW, whose protein sequence is MDLADIRKKAKAQKAEKEKSAPKSAASPAAVDGIKGTLPAIQGVPATPLSPMGMISSGAAEPEGDPLEALFNYCPEIDLATEEAYAEGLAALSREEREEVEQWLTFPVGNEEYALDINHVSEIIKWRNVEEIPRVPGFVLGIISLRGQVVPVFDLPRRMKLGSVEVSPASRIIICLKGERSAGLLVDGINQVVKMPIRKTEPPPALLSGLDRDLVKGVGRFQDRMIFMLNLDHVLDAERS, encoded by the coding sequence ATGGATCTTGCTGATATTCGTAAAAAAGCCAAGGCTCAAAAGGCCGAAAAGGAAAAGTCCGCTCCAAAATCCGCCGCTTCCCCTGCCGCAGTGGATGGAATAAAGGGGACACTGCCGGCCATTCAAGGTGTTCCAGCCACCCCCTTGTCGCCGATGGGAATGATTTCCTCTGGAGCAGCGGAGCCGGAGGGGGATCCACTGGAAGCCTTGTTCAATTATTGCCCTGAAATCGATCTGGCCACGGAGGAGGCCTATGCCGAAGGCCTGGCCGCCTTGTCAAGGGAAGAGCGGGAAGAGGTCGAACAGTGGCTTACTTTTCCGGTGGGGAATGAAGAGTATGCCCTGGACATCAACCACGTCAGTGAAATTATTAAATGGCGCAACGTGGAAGAGATCCCCCGGGTCCCCGGTTTTGTGCTGGGGATCATTTCACTACGTGGACAGGTAGTCCCGGTGTTCGATCTGCCGAGGCGTATGAAATTGGGTTCGGTTGAAGTTTCTCCCGCTTCCCGTATTATTATATGTCTAAAGGGGGAGCGCAGTGCCGGCCTGTTGGTCGATGGGATCAATCAGGTCGTTAAGATGCCTATCCGCAAAACGGAACCTCCCCCTGCGCTGCTTTCGGGCCTTGACAGGGATCTGGTCAAGGGGGTGGGCCGCTTTCAGGATCGCATGATTTTCATGTTGAATTTAGACCACGTTCTCGATGCAGAACGTAGCTGA
- a CDS encoding chemotaxis protein CheA, producing MSGNSSSRAIKDFLAEAEEIIEKLSIDLMALGEGNDGRDTDPDLLNSIFRSAHSIKGLAGMFGFDDISSLSHAMENLLDHLRLGKVSLSPLLVETLFEGLDLLLRLVNGKGTSESFTLDGAPMQARIAALLNAPPPQADDPIRALPLDPAVLNVLTEYEEHRLRDNLEKGRHILLVKVAFALASFDQELGEISDVLKSNGEIVSTLPCAGDFADKIAFQILVATSLSHAEIKEKLDRPDAVVEIVKDSSEAAVRPSTAITVPPASPPVASPPGKLDVIKETLSESDGGGASLRSISRTVRVDIDKLDYLMNIVGELVLSKGAVAMLCDQLKAQNNALAGDLQKVTRVLERRLHDLQKGVMDVRMVPVSQLFEKVIRIIRRVANEQGKKVEVDIRGADTELDKLIVEDLSDPLMHIIRNAVDHGIESPEERRAAGKPEKARIYLWASQKGNHVVLEIRDDGRGIDPERVRKKALEKGMISAEAELSRDDIFNLILAPGFSTRDEVTDLSGRGVGMDVVRNNIAALSGMLELDSTFGQGTAVTITLPITLAIIKALVIKVSGKAYAIPINSVMETLLVETASIRTIERLEVIDLREHTLPLVRLSRLFRLPTAEGSPSKLFVVVVGLADKKMGIVVDDLLGQQDVVIKSLGSTLSFVRGIAGAADLGNQKTVLVLDVGGLMSESLRGDSSFYV from the coding sequence TTGTCCGGCAATTCGTCATCTCGCGCCATTAAAGACTTTCTCGCGGAAGCCGAAGAGATCATTGAGAAGCTGAGCATCGATCTCATGGCTCTCGGTGAGGGCAATGACGGCCGCGATACGGATCCCGATCTTCTCAACAGCATCTTTCGCAGTGCCCATTCCATTAAGGGGCTGGCGGGCATGTTCGGTTTTGATGACATCAGCTCGCTTTCCCACGCCATGGAAAACCTTCTTGACCACCTTCGGCTGGGCAAGGTTTCCCTTTCTCCGTTACTTGTCGAAACGCTTTTCGAGGGACTTGACCTGCTGCTTCGCCTTGTCAACGGCAAAGGCACGTCTGAGTCATTCACTCTGGACGGGGCTCCGATGCAGGCACGTATCGCTGCGTTGTTGAATGCGCCTCCTCCTCAAGCTGACGATCCTATCAGGGCGCTCCCCCTGGACCCTGCGGTTCTGAACGTACTCACCGAATACGAGGAGCACCGCCTTCGCGACAATCTGGAGAAGGGGCGCCATATTCTGCTGGTCAAGGTGGCCTTTGCGCTGGCCAGCTTTGATCAGGAACTGGGTGAAATTTCCGACGTGCTGAAAAGCAACGGTGAGATTGTCAGCACCCTGCCTTGCGCCGGAGATTTCGCTGACAAGATCGCCTTTCAGATCCTGGTTGCCACCTCCCTCTCTCACGCCGAAATCAAGGAAAAACTCGACCGTCCCGATGCTGTCGTCGAAATAGTCAAGGATTCTTCTGAGGCTGCGGTCCGGCCTTCCACGGCCATCACGGTTCCTCCCGCTTCACCGCCGGTCGCCAGTCCCCCAGGAAAACTGGATGTCATCAAGGAAACTCTTTCTGAATCAGACGGGGGAGGGGCGTCTTTGCGCTCGATCAGCCGAACCGTGCGGGTCGATATCGATAAACTCGATTATCTCATGAATATCGTCGGTGAACTGGTTCTGTCCAAGGGGGCGGTCGCCATGTTGTGCGATCAGCTCAAGGCCCAGAACAATGCCCTGGCCGGCGATCTGCAGAAAGTCACCCGGGTACTGGAGCGCCGCCTTCATGATCTGCAGAAAGGGGTCATGGATGTGCGCATGGTCCCTGTGTCGCAGCTTTTTGAAAAGGTCATCCGTATTATCCGGCGCGTGGCCAACGAGCAGGGGAAAAAAGTCGAGGTGGATATCCGGGGAGCCGATACCGAACTGGACAAGCTCATCGTGGAGGATCTCTCCGATCCACTCATGCATATCATCCGCAATGCCGTGGATCACGGGATAGAGTCGCCGGAGGAGCGTCGAGCAGCGGGTAAGCCAGAAAAGGCCCGCATTTACCTGTGGGCCTCCCAAAAAGGGAATCACGTCGTCCTCGAAATTCGGGATGACGGACGCGGCATCGATCCCGAGCGGGTTCGGAAAAAAGCTTTGGAAAAAGGAATGATCAGCGCCGAGGCCGAATTGTCGCGGGACGACATTTTCAACCTCATTTTGGCCCCCGGTTTTTCTACTCGTGATGAAGTTACCGACCTGTCCGGCCGAGGCGTCGGCATGGATGTGGTTCGCAACAACATTGCGGCCCTTTCCGGCATGCTCGAACTCGACAGCACCTTCGGCCAGGGTACGGCGGTCACCATCACCCTCCCGATCACGTTGGCGATCATCAAAGCCCTGGTCATCAAAGTCAGCGGCAAGGCCTATGCCATCCCCATCAATTCCGTCATGGAGACTCTTCTGGTCGAGACGGCTTCGATCCGTACCATCGAGCGCCTTGAAGTCATTGACCTGCGCGAGCATACACTGCCCTTGGTGAGACTCAGTCGCCTGTTTCGGCTGCCGACCGCAGAAGGTTCGCCCAGCAAGCTGTTTGTGGTTGTGGTGGGCCTGGCCGATAAAAAGATGGGAATTGTGGTCGACGATCTGCTTGGTCAGCAGGATGTGGTCATCAAATCCCTGGGAAGCACCCTGTCTTTCGTCCGGGGGATCGCGGGTGCCGCCGACCTCGGTAATCAGAAGACCGTACTGGTGCTCGACGTCGGCGGTCTTATGAGCGAGTCCTTGCGAGGAGATTCTTCTTTCTATGTATGA